The DNA window ACGATTGTGTTACATTTTCTTTTTAAAACTTATTTTATTTTCTGTTCCTGATAAAAGTCTTTGCAGGTTAGATTTATGTTTAATAATAATGAACGAAGCAATAACAAAAACCATTACCAGTTTTTCAATTTCGATAAAGGAATTGTTCAAATTTATTATCAATTCTACCATAAATAAAGTTAATGATGCCAGGATCGAGCCGAGAGAAACATATTTAGAAATCCAGACAGTTATGATAAAAACGAATAAGGCAATAACTAATGGAATTGGAGTCAAGGCAATGAAAACTCCGGCAGATGTTGCTACTCCTTTTCCTCCTTTAAATTTCAGGAAGATCGTGAAAATGTGTCCGATAATGGCAGCTATTCCAATAATTATCAGAATTAAATCCGAGAATTCGGGAATAAGAATTTTTCCGATCAAAACCGCAAAAAATC is part of the Candidatus Cloacimonadota bacterium genome and encodes:
- the plsY gene encoding glycerol-3-phosphate 1-O-acyltransferase is translated as MNLLISIISAYLLGSIPTSYLMGKMLKGIDIRKFGSGNVGATNALRVLGTKIGIITLVIDILKGFFAVLIGKILIPEFSDLILIIIGIAAIIGHIFTIFLKFKGGKGVATSAGVFIALTPIPLVIALFVFIITVWISKYVSLGSILASLTLFMVELIINLNNSFIEIEKLVMVFVIASFIIIKHKSNLQRLLSGTENKISFKKKM